In Armatimonas rosea, the DNA window GCGCTCCGGGTGCGTCTGCCTTGGGCGCTTTCTTAGCCTCCTCGGCCTCTTGGCGCTTGCGGGCCTCGTACTTGGCTTGCTCTTCCTGAGCCTCGCGCTTTGCCTCCGCCTCGGCATCGAAGGGGAGCTTTTGGTTCCAGCCGCACGTCCCACAGAACTGCTGATCGGGAGGCATGGCATTCTTACACTTGCGGCAGTAGACGGGATCGAGGGGAAGCGGTGGCGTACTCATGGTCTTATCCTAGCAGAATCCTCTCCACCCTGCGAGCCACCTTGTGCCGCTCATCAGCGGGCTCGCCCTCGTAGCGCCCCGCGTCGCTCCCATCGTCGAGCAGGGGCGGCTGTAGGCGATGCAGGAGCAGCTCCGCCAGCTCGTGAACGAACGCCTTTGCCACCTCGATCTCTGGGTAGGCGGTATTGATCGCGATGGCGCTGGGGTCGCCGTCGGGTGGGGAAGCTCTCCACTCCCCACGACCAGCGCCGGGGACGTGGTAGAGGTGGACGCTCACGCCCATCTCCTCGGCGACGCGCTCCCAGGTGGCACGGGAGGCCAGCGGGAAGCCCTGGGCATAGCGTGCGAGGCGGGCGGCGACAAGCTCGGCTACCTGCCTTTGGGTACTAGGAGAGATGGCGGGCAGTCGAGACATGGGCTACTCTTCTTTGGGCTCTCCTGTGCCGCCGATAGCCTGCTTGCGCTCCAAGTCCCGCAGGCGATTCTCCAGGTCGGTCAGCGCCGCCAGCTCGTTTGCCAGCTCCTCTACACGGGCCTTGCGGTCAGGGGGTAGGTTGTCGAATCGCCCACCGAAGAAAATCCGGTCTTCGTCGGGGACGTACTCGGTCTCAAGGCCAGCCCGCACTGCTCTTGCCTCTCTGGAGAGCGCCGTCACTTCCTCTTCCGATGCGCCTTCCCCTGCCAGCGCTCGCACGACCAGCTCAAGGGTGCTATCCCGCATCCCACCACCACGCTCCGCTTTATCCAGAGACGAATGGGCGATACCGGCAAGTTCGGCAAGTTCCCTGAGGGAAAGCCCTAGCCCTAGGCGCTTCTGCTTTATCCACTGACCAAGCCCGGCAGATTCTAAAGCACTGCTCATTTTTAAGTATGTCACTACCTTCTGACACCATTGTACGCCGTTAGGGTACACGCAACCATACCGGTTTAGGCGTACACTTGCCTTGTGTCTTGTACGCTAGTAGGATACAATTGAGGTTATGGTACTAAAGAGTTTCAGACCCGAGGGTGTTTCCATTGGGGACGTGGCCCGGAACATGGGCAGGGCTCGCTCAACGGTTCAGAAGATGGAGACTAGCGAGAATCCCGGCGTCTTCACCGTGAAGCAGTACGCCGAAGCCGTGGGCAAGTCCCCGTTAGAGGTGATCGCCGCAATTCTGGGAGTGGACGAAAAAAGCGTACAAAATGCTTGACAGACTGTACGCCTGTAGCGTACAATTAGACATGCGAACACTCTACACCCCCAACGGCCCCGCCGCCTACCACAAGACGATGCACGTAGCAGCGCACCTCTCGATGCGTGGCACTCCCACCGCCAAACGCTACTCGGTCTGGTTTGTCCCGACTGGTGGCGTCGGTCGCGGCCTGGCGGAGTCCGATCCTCGCCACAAGGCCGCCGTCAAGCGCGCTCTGGAGGCCGGTCCGCTGAATGGGGCGCGTGCGGAGTGGGCGGAGGAGAACGGCGACACGTACACGGTGCAGGAGGCCTGAGATGAAGACAAGGCCCGCACGCACCATCACGATCTACAGCGCCAAGGTCTACGTCGCCTGGGACAAGTTCCCGCCGCTCTGCGCTCCCGACTCGGTATGGAAGGAGTGGCACAGGCTCCAGGCTGAGGCCGGGGAGGCACCGACCTCCTAACAGTTTCCCGGTAGAGGAGATGTGTACTCCTCCTCCCCGCTATGGCCCCGGCGTACCGGGAAAGGGGCCGATTCGTTTACTGCTCTCCCCCGGCGCACTCCGGGGGCCTTTTTGGAAAAGCGCAGGTAGCCACCTAGCGAGACGCAGCGCCCGCCGCTCTTGCCGTGATGGGGCAGGGTTCGATTCCCTGGCTTTTCCTTTTGCTGAGGCGACCTCTCAGCAGACGCGACGCGCTCCGGCGAACAGGGGCGCACAGATTCGGTGTTCGTTCATTCACTTCCTCGGGGTAGCTCAACACCTGCCCCGAGGTCAGAAAAACAAAAAGGGTCGGAGCGCTACGAACGCTCCGGCCCCAATCCTCGAAAGGATCATTTACCGTGACGATTCTAT includes these proteins:
- a CDS encoding helix-turn-helix domain-containing protein, with translation MVLKSFRPEGVSIGDVARNMGRARSTVQKMETSENPGVFTVKQYAEAVGKSPLEVIAAILGVDEKSVQNA
- a CDS encoding helix-turn-helix domain-containing protein codes for the protein MTYLKMSSALESAGLGQWIKQKRLGLGLSLRELAELAGIAHSSLDKAERGGGMRDSTLELVVRALAGEGASEEEVTALSREARAVRAGLETEYVPDEDRIFFGGRFDNLPPDRKARVEELANELAALTDLENRLRDLERKQAIGGTGEPKEE